Genomic segment of Vicinamibacteria bacterium:
GCGCGGTGGACCTTGGGACCGCGAAGAGCGAGTCGTTGCCCTCGACAGGAAGACCGGGGAGACGATCTGGGAGCACAAGTACCCTTCGAAGCTCGAGGACTTCAACTTCGGCGCCGGCCCCCATGCGACCCCTCTCATCGTCGGTGATCGTCTCTTTACTATCGGAACCAACAAGCAGATGTACGCGCTGGATGCGCGAAGCGGTGAGGTCCTCTGGTCGCACGACCTCGTCGCGGAGTTCGACTCGCCGTCGCTTCTCATTCGGCCGGTGGTCAAGGCGGGCTACGGATGCAGCCCGATCGCCTTCGAGGACAACGTCATTTGCAGCGTCGGCGGGCCAGGGCAATCGGTGATGGCCTTCCGGCAGCGCGATGGCGCCGTGGTTTGGAAGGCGGGCGACTTCTTGACCTCGGAGGCGCCGCCCATTCTGATCGAGGTCGCGGGAGCGCCGCAGCTCGTCGTTTTCGGAGGGGGCACGGTCAACGGAATGGATCCGGCCTCGGGAGAAGTGCTCTGGTCGATTCCTCACGATCCGGGAAACGACCTCAACTGCAGCACGCCGCTGTGGGGCCCGGACAACGTCCTCGTCGTGTCATCCGCCTACAAGGCGGGAAGCCGGGCGATTCGCCTCACCCCGAAGGGCGACGTCACGCTGGCGGAGGAGCTCTGGTTCACGAATCGCGTGCGTTTCATGTTTCTGAGCGCTCTTCGCCTTGGCGACACCATTTACGGCACCGCGGGTGATTTCGGACCGGCCTTTCTCACCGCACTCGACGTCAAGACCGGCCGAGCCTCGTGGCAGCATCGCGGTTTCGGGCGCGCAAGCCTGATCTATGCCGAC
This window contains:
- a CDS encoding PQQ-binding-like beta-propeller repeat protein; translation: MTRFGRSGGKAGEVILALPKPLIVIVALSTGVFLAPGTVRAQGSAEPETWPQWGGPNRNFIVERTGLAETWPDAGPPVVWSRPLGTGHSAIVADGSRLYTMYRVGNGRERGGPWDREERVVALDRKTGETIWEHKYPSKLEDFNFGAGPHATPLIVGDRLFTIGTNKQMYALDARSGEVLWSHDLVAEFDSPSLLIRPVVKAGYGCSPIAFEDNVICSVGGPGQSVMAFRQRDGAVVWKAGDFLTSEAPPILIEVAGAPQLVVFGGGTVNGMDPASGEVLWSIPHDPGNDLNCSTPLWGPDNVLVVSSAYKAGSRAIRLTPKGDVTLAEELWFTNRVRFMFLSALRLGDTIYGTAGDFGPAFLTALDVKTGRASWQHRGFGRASLIYADGKAIILDEGGDLALARLSPEGVTILSRAKVFDTTSWSAPSLVGTTLYARDREKIVALDLGVEQ